A region from the Candidatus Electrothrix scaldis genome encodes:
- a CDS encoding TIR domain-containing protein: MGHDVFISHSSQSSTAATSIVQQLEQNGIHCWIAPRDLNPGSEWAEGIIDGIEECPVFLLLLCPHANSSPQVLREVERAVSKKKPVIPVMLGNFTLSKSLEYFISSHHWLEFSPKTARNNTKILIDVIHKKLSNQDRVAYSSSQEAPLNTHSRQTFFSRKRAVFSLLALLFLLLSWLFFHFFWHHFASPAPPPAVPKTTTQALDHSTQATISEEDLGPDVVSGEVFGIPNGNVVKARINGKERELRLYGIDAPAPQQEYNEEARAFLEQLIIDNRIRATLLGKDDRGHTEAIVSSGEALLNKEMIRAGYAWKNPKHCQKEPLCSEMGKLEQKARDQRLGLWQGDNPIPPWEWPRHQKLLQKQ; the protein is encoded by the coding sequence ATGGGTCATGACGTTTTTATCAGTCATTCTTCGCAAAGCAGTACTGCGGCCACAAGCATTGTTCAGCAGCTTGAACAAAACGGTATCCATTGCTGGATCGCACCTCGGGACCTGAACCCAGGCAGCGAATGGGCAGAGGGAATCATTGACGGCATTGAAGAATGCCCCGTATTCCTGCTCCTCCTCTGCCCCCATGCCAACAGCTCTCCGCAGGTCCTCCGGGAAGTGGAACGTGCTGTCAGCAAAAAGAAGCCTGTTATCCCGGTCATGCTGGGGAACTTCACCCTGTCAAAATCCCTGGAATACTTTATCAGCAGCCATCACTGGCTGGAGTTTTCCCCGAAGACCGCCCGCAACAACACCAAAATACTTATTGATGTTATCCATAAAAAGCTCTCAAACCAAGACCGTGTCGCATATTCATCGTCTCAGGAGGCCCCACTAAATACTCACAGCAGGCAAACTTTTTTTTCTCGCAAAAGAGCTGTTTTTTCGCTTCTTGCTCTCCTTTTCCTTCTGCTGAGCTGGCTCTTTTTTCATTTCTTCTGGCATCATTTTGCATCACCTGCCCCGCCCCCTGCTGTGCCGAAGACAACAACACAAGCCCTTGATCACTCCACCCAAGCAACAATCTCTGAAGAAGATCTCGGACCGGACGTTGTTTCTGGAGAAGTTTTCGGGATACCGAATGGCAACGTTGTGAAAGCACGTATTAACGGCAAAGAAAGAGAGCTTCGCCTGTACGGCATAGATGCCCCTGCGCCTCAACAGGAGTACAATGAAGAAGCGCGAGCCTTCCTTGAACAACTGATTATTGACAACCGCATTCGTGCCACCTTACTTGGAAAAGACGATCGTGGACATACTGAGGCGATTGTCAGCAGCGGAGAAGCACTCCTCAACAAGGAAATGATCCGGGCAGGATATGCCTGGAAAAATCCCAAGCATTGCCAGAAAGAACCTTTATGTTCCGAAATGGGCAAACTTGAACAGAAAGCACGGGATCAACGCCTGGGACTCTGGCAGGGAGATAACCCTATCCCGCCTTGGGAATGGCCCAGGCATCAGAAACTTTTACAAAAACAATGA